The Thermanaerovibrio acidaminovorans DSM 6589 genome contains a region encoding:
- a CDS encoding ABC transporter permease subunit: MGASLAPLIVMYLAFMGLPIAWTVIRSFTGPQGTGLGNYLEMFRSPFLLQSFRNSIWVSAWSAAIGTALALPSAMAIRRSPKREAFTVFCNTVNNFSGVPLAFAFIVIMGTQGAITILLRRHLGLELDIYSSTGLMILYVYFQVPLGILSIYPALDVLGRDLLEASRTLGASDGRFWLKVGFPLLLPTVSGTGCLLFANAMGAYATAYALNTNSNLVPIRISSLVAGDVFLDFDLACAMSTALLAITLSVTFLGMRARVRSQGSSPGGNLLDISNPRWSAPVLLGTLAFLLLPVLSTVLHSLSSSWGATVLPDGLSLRWYRELIGDPRFRWAVLRSVGVSALSVGLASAVLLPPMVLSRCFYPRLYRGIERASIVPLVVPPVVTSVGLLILYSPTPIGGTIWLLTPVYSVMCVPFVARGISSALEGMNLREIMEAALSFGMGPLKALVQVVLPNIKGGLASGALMGFSVLMGEFVLGNLLVGTRFETLQIYLFSKRGAGGHLASAMVTVHFLVCGTLSAMAWWSLKGSRSGIRDREIESAGCGGKVRQLIRRWRHAAY; this comes from the coding sequence TTCACTGGACCCCAGGGGACAGGGCTTGGCAACTACCTGGAGATGTTCCGGTCCCCGTTCCTGTTGCAGAGCTTCAGGAACTCCATCTGGGTCTCCGCCTGGTCCGCCGCAATCGGCACCGCCTTAGCCCTCCCGTCCGCCATGGCGATTCGGCGCAGCCCCAAGAGAGAGGCCTTCACCGTGTTCTGCAACACGGTGAACAACTTCTCCGGGGTTCCGCTGGCCTTCGCCTTCATCGTGATCATGGGAACCCAGGGGGCCATAACCATACTGCTCCGGAGGCACCTGGGGCTTGAGCTGGACATCTACTCCAGTACGGGGCTGATGATCCTCTACGTGTACTTCCAGGTGCCCCTGGGGATCCTGTCCATATACCCCGCACTGGACGTGCTGGGCAGGGACCTGCTGGAGGCCTCCAGGACCCTGGGGGCCTCAGACGGAAGGTTCTGGCTCAAGGTCGGCTTCCCCCTGCTTCTCCCAACGGTGAGCGGCACCGGGTGCCTTCTCTTCGCCAACGCCATGGGAGCCTACGCCACCGCCTACGCGCTCAACACCAACTCGAACCTGGTCCCCATAAGGATAAGCTCCCTGGTGGCGGGGGACGTGTTCCTGGACTTCGACCTGGCCTGTGCCATGAGCACTGCCCTGCTGGCCATCACCCTGTCGGTCACCTTCCTGGGGATGAGGGCCAGAGTCAGGTCCCAGGGGTCCAGCCCGGGAGGTAACCTACTGGACATTTCAAATCCCCGATGGAGCGCCCCGGTCCTCTTGGGCACCCTGGCCTTTCTGTTGCTCCCGGTGCTGAGCACGGTCCTTCACTCCCTTAGCTCCAGCTGGGGGGCCACGGTGCTCCCCGACGGGCTGAGCTTGAGGTGGTACCGGGAGCTGATAGGGGACCCCAGGTTCCGGTGGGCGGTCCTGCGCTCCGTAGGGGTATCCGCCCTATCGGTGGGGCTCGCCTCCGCAGTCCTGCTCCCCCCCATGGTGCTGAGCCGGTGCTTCTACCCCCGCCTCTACCGGGGCATCGAGAGGGCCTCCATCGTGCCCCTGGTGGTGCCCCCGGTGGTGACCTCCGTGGGGCTCCTGATCCTCTACTCACCCACCCCCATCGGTGGAACCATCTGGCTGCTAACCCCGGTATACTCGGTCATGTGCGTCCCCTTCGTGGCCCGGGGCATATCCTCCGCCCTGGAGGGCATGAACCTGAGGGAGATCATGGAGGCCGCCCTGTCGTTCGGCATGGGTCCCCTCAAGGCCCTGGTCCAGGTAGTGCTCCCCAACATCAAGGGGGGGCTGGCATCTGGGGCGCTGATGGGCTTCTCGGTCCTCATGGGGGAGTTCGTCCTTGGGAACCTGCTTGTGGGGACCAGGTTCGAGACCCTTCAGATATACCTGTTCAGCAAGCGGGGGGCGGGGGGACACCTGGCCAGCGCCATGGTGACCGTTCACTTCCTGGTGTGCGGCACCCTATCCGCCATGGCCTGGTGGAGTCTCAAGGGCTCCAGGTCAGGGATCCGAGACCGGGAGATCGAGTCGGCGGGATGCGGGGGCAAGGTGAGGCAGCTGATCAGGAGGTGGAGACATGCGGCATATTGA
- a CDS encoding ABC transporter ATP-binding protein: MRHIEIQGLEKSYGDVPVLEGLSLEVDQGELLAVLGPSGCGKSTLLRCLAGLEAPSGGRIFMGGRDVTHLPPGDRNVGMVFQSYALFPNLDVLGNVTFGLRARGIGATEARRMGIQVLDMVELKGLEGRMIWEISGGQRQRVALARALAIRPQVLLLDEPLSALDAKVRERLREHIRGIQRELSVTTILVTHDQEEAMEMADRIGIMNRGRMLQVGTPEEVFMNPADRFVATFMGRANLIPAELAGRVWNLDGQSDWMIRPHLVDICSPHDPGAITGTVEDVVLSGGTVRVKVRIYQGLVVSSEAPYRPGGLPHRGQPVGIRASMEHLVRLTGPVSA, encoded by the coding sequence ATGCGGCATATTGAGATCCAGGGGCTGGAGAAGTCCTACGGGGACGTGCCCGTGCTGGAGGGCCTATCGCTGGAGGTGGACCAGGGGGAGCTGCTGGCGGTGCTGGGCCCTTCCGGATGCGGGAAGTCGACCCTTCTCAGGTGTCTGGCCGGCCTGGAGGCCCCATCGGGGGGAAGGATATTCATGGGGGGTAGGGACGTGACCCACCTGCCGCCCGGGGACAGGAACGTGGGAATGGTGTTCCAAAGCTACGCCCTCTTCCCCAACCTGGACGTGCTAGGCAACGTTACCTTCGGCCTGAGGGCCCGGGGCATCGGGGCCACCGAGGCCAGGCGGATGGGCATCCAGGTCCTGGATATGGTGGAGCTGAAGGGGCTGGAGGGGCGGATGATCTGGGAGATATCCGGGGGGCAAAGACAGCGGGTGGCCCTGGCCCGGGCCCTGGCCATAAGGCCCCAGGTGTTGCTCCTGGACGAACCCCTTTCCGCCCTGGACGCCAAGGTCAGGGAGCGGCTCCGGGAACACATACGTGGGATCCAGCGGGAGCTGTCGGTGACCACCATACTGGTGACCCACGACCAGGAGGAGGCCATGGAGATGGCGGATAGGATTGGGATAATGAACCGGGGCAGGATGCTCCAGGTGGGCACCCCGGAGGAGGTGTTCATGAACCCGGCGGACAGGTTCGTGGCCACCTTCATGGGCAGGGCCAACCTGATACCCGCTGAACTGGCCGGCCGGGTGTGGAACCTGGACGGCCAGTCGGACTGGATGATCCGCCCCCATCTGGTGGACATATGCTCCCCTCATGACCCGGGGGCAATTACCGGAACGGTGGAGGACGTGGTCCTATCCGGCGGCACCGTCAGGGTCAAGGTCAGAATCTACCAAGGGCTCGTCGTGAGCTCCGAGGCCCCCTACAGGCCCGGTGGCCTGCCCCATAGGGGACAGCCGGTGGGCATCCGAGCATCCATGGAGCACCTGGTGAGGCTCACCGGTCCGGTGAGCGCCTAG